Proteins encoded within one genomic window of Bacteroides sedimenti:
- a CDS encoding AraC family transcriptional regulator — protein MIRLIQLTDFTEAYAQYLQKGIITYSKEHDPWVVCRMPPAFKLRYGIEGVIDWAKKWEADAIVAQFDEDDNVGLFRQNGIVAVAQDFKTQFKSIPNITGDYELGGKMAADFFLQKGYQNFAFVGYKNAIWSEKRCQGFYDRISEFGFEKNFHVFQNKIIEELWFYEQNPLIEWLKSLPKPIALMTCDDTQGNKITEICRICNLRIPEDISLIGVDNDEMTCNLSDPTLSSVALDVEKGGYETAKLIDKMVTSQNYEDFEDVVIHHSHIVQRQSTNMYPINDKEIAMALKYIDDNINSKINVDDIVKVVPLSRRLLEIRFKHFTKMSVYQYVMLQRINRFARSLLTSTAPICELAIEMGFSDFKNLSRQFKTIKGCPPHEYRKEHTLKNK, from the coding sequence ATGATTCGCCTGATCCAACTTACCGATTTTACGGAAGCATACGCTCAATATCTGCAAAAAGGCATAATCACTTATTCCAAGGAACACGATCCGTGGGTTGTTTGCCGCATGCCGCCTGCCTTTAAACTTCGCTACGGCATTGAAGGGGTAATAGACTGGGCAAAAAAATGGGAAGCAGATGCTATTGTTGCACAGTTTGATGAGGATGATAATGTGGGGCTGTTTCGCCAAAATGGGATTGTAGCTGTGGCACAAGATTTCAAGACCCAATTTAAGTCGATTCCGAACATTACCGGAGACTATGAGCTGGGAGGAAAAATGGCTGCCGACTTCTTCCTGCAAAAGGGATATCAGAACTTTGCTTTTGTTGGCTATAAGAATGCTATATGGTCTGAGAAAAGGTGCCAGGGCTTTTATGATCGTATCTCTGAATTTGGCTTTGAAAAGAACTTCCATGTCTTCCAAAACAAAATAATTGAAGAATTATGGTTCTATGAACAGAACCCACTGATTGAATGGCTGAAATCGTTACCAAAACCCATCGCATTAATGACGTGTGATGATACTCAGGGAAATAAGATAACTGAAATTTGCCGGATATGCAACCTAAGAATCCCCGAAGACATTTCCCTAATAGGAGTAGATAACGATGAAATGACCTGTAATCTTTCAGACCCAACATTATCGAGTGTGGCTCTGGATGTTGAAAAGGGAGGATACGAAACCGCCAAACTCATCGACAAAATGGTTACTTCACAGAACTATGAAGACTTTGAAGATGTTGTCATCCATCATTCACATATCGTTCAAAGGCAATCGACCAATATGTATCCTATCAATGACAAGGAGATTGCCATGGCACTGAAGTACATTGATGATAATATCAATTCCAAAATCAATGTGGATGATATTGTGAAAGTTGTGCCGCTATCAAGGAGGTTATTGGAAATACGTTTCAAACATTTCACAAAAATGTCTGTTTATCAGTATGTGATGCTTCAACGGATAAACAGATTTGCCCGCTCATTGCTTACAAGCACAGCCCCAATATGTGAGCTTGCCATTGAAATGGGCTTTTCGGACTTTAAAAACCTGTCGCGCCAGTTTAAAACAATAAAGGGTTGCCCTCCGCACGAATACCGCAAAGAGCATACCCTTAAGAACAAATAA
- a CDS encoding MGH1-like glycoside hydrolase domain-containing protein has protein sequence MIRTISKAAFGLFLFSLPLGVSAQTETDSIANKYRLPYKDTYIKDALVAENVFRSAKPEVTRHGSFEEARKILPEPIWEGHPKEVEMYWRAWQIAIGNIKDPIPGSGFVSSYLDTAYNGNIFMWDSSFMMLFARYGSRFFPFQHTLDNFYAKQHPDGFICREIKADGADCFERYDPTSTGPNLIPWVELAYFKEYGDTERLNKIFPVLCAYYKWWRLNRTWQNGTYWSSGWGTGMDNMPRVQSKYNQIWSNGHMVWLDTNLQQLMTANILLEMGFYLERWQEIEDFEDEAKMLKKYIRENLWDEKSGFLYDQYSDGTLGTTKSIGAYWALYTDVLEKEQMDRLVGELENPKTFNRKYRVPSISADNPKYKDNGRYWQGGIWPGTNYMVMNGLIGKGYRKLAREIAVNHYSQVFEVYKKTGTFFEYYAPEACEPGFMARKDFVGWTGLPPIAEFIEFIIGIRSDYSRKAVTWDLNLIEKNGIERYPFGPKGIISFSAASRKSVNEVPRVTIETNEPFDLTLVYGDNKEKHISVVVGKHTY, from the coding sequence ATGATAAGAACAATTTCTAAAGCAGCATTCGGGTTGTTTCTTTTCTCCTTGCCACTGGGTGTGTCTGCTCAGACAGAGACAGATTCGATTGCCAATAAATATCGGCTTCCATACAAAGATACTTATATAAAGGATGCCTTGGTGGCGGAAAACGTTTTTCGTTCAGCCAAACCGGAGGTCACCCGGCATGGCTCCTTTGAAGAAGCCCGGAAAATATTGCCCGAACCCATTTGGGAGGGGCATCCTAAAGAGGTTGAGATGTACTGGCGTGCCTGGCAAATAGCAATTGGCAACATTAAGGATCCCATTCCGGGTTCCGGTTTTGTATCAAGCTACCTTGATACAGCCTACAACGGTAATATTTTTATGTGGGACTCTTCGTTTATGATGCTGTTTGCCCGTTATGGCTCTCGTTTCTTTCCGTTTCAGCATACGCTTGATAACTTTTATGCCAAACAACATCCCGATGGATTTATCTGTCGTGAAATCAAGGCCGATGGAGCAGACTGTTTCGAACGTTACGATCCTACCAGCACAGGTCCTAATCTGATACCCTGGGTTGAGCTTGCCTACTTTAAAGAATATGGTGACACGGAACGCCTGAACAAGATTTTTCCGGTATTGTGCGCTTATTATAAATGGTGGAGGCTGAACCGTACCTGGCAAAATGGAACCTATTGGTCAAGCGGGTGGGGGACAGGTATGGATAACATGCCACGTGTTCAGTCTAAATACAATCAGATATGGAGTAATGGCCATATGGTATGGCTTGATACAAACCTGCAGCAACTGATGACAGCCAATATTCTCCTTGAGATGGGATTTTACCTGGAACGCTGGCAGGAGATTGAGGATTTTGAAGATGAGGCAAAGATGCTTAAAAAATATATCCGTGAAAATCTGTGGGATGAGAAGAGTGGCTTCCTTTACGACCAGTACAGCGACGGAACGCTTGGAACCACTAAAAGCATAGGCGCTTACTGGGCACTTTATACCGATGTATTGGAGAAGGAACAGATGGATCGTCTTGTTGGCGAACTCGAAAATCCCAAGACTTTTAACCGCAAATATCGTGTTCCATCCATATCGGCGGATAATCCGAAGTACAAGGATAACGGACGTTACTGGCAGGGAGGAATATGGCCCGGTACAAATTATATGGTCATGAACGGGCTTATAGGCAAAGGATACCGTAAGCTGGCGCGCGAAATTGCCGTTAATCACTACAGTCAGGTTTTTGAGGTATATAAAAAGACAGGGACCTTTTTCGAGTATTATGCCCCTGAGGCTTGCGAGCCCGGATTCATGGCCCGCAAAGATTTTGTAGGATGGACCGGTCTGCCGCCAATTGCTGAGTTTATTGAATTCATCATTGGAATCCGGTCAGACTATTCCCGTAAAGCAGTTACATGGGATTTGAACCTGATTGAGAAAAATGGGATTGAGCGATATCCATTCGGACCTAAGGGAATAATCTCTTTCAGCGCCGCTTCACGTAAGTCTGTCAACGAGGTACCTCGTGTTACCATCGAAACCAATGAGCCTTTCGACTTAACTTTGGTTTATGGTGACAACAAGGAAAAGCACATATCAGTAGTTGTAGGCAAACACACATATTAG
- a CDS encoding ROK family protein: protein MKIAIDLGGTNIRVGQVENGEVIHTTIKPCPSKKSCSEVLSFLIEMIDSEMIPQTEGIGIGVPSVVDASKGIVYNVANIPSWKEVHLKEILEERFNVPVFVNNDANCFALGEKLFGKGVPYSNLIGITLGTGVGAGVVLDGKLYNGSHTGAGEIGSLPYLNKDFEYYCSSGIFADFYKMSGKDVFDRAREGDKEALAIWSEIGTHIGNLLKAVLYTYDPDAIVLGGGISAAYPFFSESMKQTISCFPYQNIVDDVEIFVSEEKNISLLGASALVV from the coding sequence ATGAAAATAGCAATTGATTTAGGAGGAACAAATATCAGGGTTGGTCAGGTTGAAAACGGAGAGGTGATCCATACCACCATAAAGCCTTGTCCTTCTAAGAAAAGTTGTTCTGAAGTTCTCTCTTTTCTAATTGAGATGATTGATTCGGAGATGATACCACAAACCGAAGGAATCGGAATAGGAGTACCTTCAGTGGTTGATGCCTCCAAGGGGATAGTCTACAATGTGGCCAATATCCCTTCATGGAAGGAGGTGCACCTGAAAGAGATTCTGGAGGAACGTTTTAATGTGCCGGTTTTTGTAAACAACGATGCTAATTGTTTTGCATTGGGCGAAAAGCTTTTTGGAAAGGGAGTTCCCTATTCCAATTTAATAGGAATAACGTTGGGTACCGGAGTAGGAGCAGGTGTTGTGCTTGATGGAAAACTATACAACGGATCGCATACCGGTGCTGGAGAGATTGGTTCTTTGCCATATCTCAATAAGGATTTTGAGTACTATTGCAGTAGTGGCATTTTTGCTGACTTTTATAAGATGTCAGGGAAAGATGTTTTCGACAGAGCAAGAGAAGGTGATAAGGAGGCTTTGGCTATCTGGTCCGAAATAGGTACTCATATTGGTAATCTGCTTAAGGCTGTACTATATACTTATGATCCCGATGCTATTGTATTGGGAGGAGGAATCTCGGCAGCATATCCCTTTTTCTCAGAAAGCATGAAACAAACCATCTCATGTTTCCCATATCAAAACATTGTTGATGATGTGGAAATATTCGTCTCGGAGGAAAAAAATATTAGTCTTTTAGGGGCTTCGGCACTGGTTGTTTGA
- a CDS encoding metallophosphoesterase family protein has protein sequence MKKIHLYILLALFLFITGAHAQQLRFHKDGTFKIVQFTDTHVVPDKTESLKAIKLINETIDKEHPDLIIFSGDVVTGKPARQGWKMVLSTLEQKGIPFCIAMGNHDPEQDLSRSEIADLITATNRSLNKKDTKGLCDMALEVKSSKDNAASALIYCMDSNDYSKIDTVKGYGWFSFDQIQWYRQTSAQYTLKNGGKPLPALSFFHIPLPEFFQAYKNERNSPVGKRLEDECPASVNSGMFASMLECGDVMGVFVGHDHDNDYLASLHGIALGYGRFSGGKTTYINIQNGARIITLKEGERGFSTYIRLLDGSEICSTTYPGTFK, from the coding sequence ATGAAAAAGATTCATCTATATATACTTTTGGCGCTATTTCTGTTCATAACAGGAGCTCATGCCCAGCAACTTCGATTCCATAAAGACGGAACATTTAAAATAGTACAGTTTACCGATACCCATGTGGTACCCGACAAAACTGAATCGCTTAAAGCCATAAAGCTGATTAATGAAACTATTGACAAAGAACACCCAGATCTGATTATCTTTTCTGGAGATGTAGTAACAGGTAAGCCGGCTCGTCAGGGATGGAAGATGGTTTTGAGTACATTGGAGCAAAAAGGCATTCCGTTTTGCATTGCCATGGGAAACCATGATCCGGAACAAGACTTGAGTCGTTCTGAGATTGCAGATCTTATCACAGCGACAAATCGCAGCCTCAATAAGAAAGATACTAAAGGATTGTGCGATATGGCTTTGGAAGTAAAGTCTTCTAAGGACAATGCCGCTTCTGCATTAATCTACTGCATGGACTCAAATGATTATTCTAAAATTGACACAGTGAAAGGATATGGCTGGTTTTCATTCGACCAAATTCAATGGTATCGCCAGACTAGTGCGCAGTATACTTTGAAGAACGGAGGAAAACCACTTCCGGCTTTGTCCTTTTTTCACATACCACTTCCTGAGTTCTTCCAGGCATATAAGAACGAACGCAATAGCCCGGTAGGTAAACGTCTGGAAGACGAGTGTCCGGCATCCGTAAACTCAGGAATGTTTGCTTCCATGCTGGAATGCGGAGATGTAATGGGTGTATTTGTGGGTCACGATCATGACAATGATTATCTGGCTTCGCTCCACGGTATTGCTTTGGGTTATGGCAGGTTCTCAGGAGGAAAAACCACTTATATTAACATTCAGAATGGGGCCCGTATCATAACCTTGAAAGAAGGTGAACGAGGATTTTCAACATATATTCGTCTGCTTGATGGGAGTGAAATCTGTTCCACAACTTATCCCGGAACTTTTAAATAA
- a CDS encoding alkaline phosphatase, with protein sequence MKKIMLKITLLVVVLTFHPVISNAQSRKDKEQTVTVKDPYDVAKINAPKGKKIKNVILMIGDGMSLMDMYSAWTLNKGKLNLENAQAVGLSKTYCANKLITDSGAGGTAIATGHKTNYHMVGTDVNGNPLPSLTDFAKNKQLSTGVVVTCRLNDATPADFCCNNTDRDKDYEIVADYTTCGVDFIFGGGSKYFENRPDGRNIFREMENKGYQTPKNWDALSKINSGKVLAVVDTLDLPEPKVRGNILEKASMKAVDMLSKNDKGFFLMIEGSQLDDYGHFNDLDLLMQEIFDFDKTIGKVFEWAAKDGETLVIVTADHETGGLTLVGGDLEKGKIVGKFSTTGHSGVMVPVYAFGPGSENFTGIYENTALFDKIKKLLNL encoded by the coding sequence ATGAAAAAGATAATGCTGAAAATAACATTACTGGTTGTTGTATTAACATTTCATCCGGTAATATCTAATGCTCAGAGTCGTAAAGATAAGGAGCAGACAGTCACGGTTAAAGATCCCTATGATGTGGCAAAGATTAACGCTCCGAAAGGAAAAAAGATTAAGAACGTGATTCTTATGATTGGTGATGGTATGAGTCTGATGGATATGTATTCTGCATGGACACTGAATAAAGGAAAGCTTAATCTGGAAAATGCCCAGGCAGTAGGTCTGTCCAAAACTTATTGCGCCAACAAACTCATTACTGATTCGGGTGCTGGAGGAACGGCAATAGCAACCGGACATAAAACAAATTATCACATGGTGGGTACAGATGTTAACGGAAATCCTCTTCCTTCTCTTACTGACTTTGCGAAAAACAAGCAACTATCTACCGGAGTGGTTGTTACTTGCAGGTTGAATGACGCTACTCCTGCCGATTTTTGCTGTAATAATACAGACCGTGATAAGGATTATGAAATTGTGGCCGATTATACCACATGTGGCGTCGATTTTATTTTCGGTGGTGGTTCCAAATATTTTGAGAATCGGCCCGATGGGAGAAATATTTTCCGGGAAATGGAGAATAAAGGATATCAAACTCCAAAGAATTGGGATGCTCTTTCAAAAATCAATTCGGGTAAAGTTCTGGCAGTGGTAGATACACTCGATTTGCCGGAGCCCAAAGTAAGGGGTAACATTCTTGAAAAGGCTTCTATGAAAGCGGTTGATATGTTGTCAAAGAACGATAAAGGCTTTTTCCTGATGATTGAAGGTTCTCAGTTGGATGATTATGGTCATTTCAACGATTTGGATCTGTTGATGCAGGAGATATTCGACTTTGACAAAACAATAGGAAAGGTATTTGAATGGGCAGCCAAAGATGGGGAAACATTAGTTATTGTTACTGCCGATCATGAAACAGGCGGACTAACTTTGGTTGGTGGTGATCTTGAAAAAGGGAAAATTGTTGGTAAATTCTCTACCACCGGACACAGCGGGGTGATGGTTCCTGTTTATGCTTTTGGGCCAGGCTCTGAAAATTTTACCGGCATCTACGAGAATACTGCATTGTTTGATAAGATAAAGAAACTATTAAATTTATAA
- a CDS encoding endonuclease/exonuclease/phosphatase family protein, with product MKKLAYLLLGTLLVTSVKAQMPVELNVMTYNIRYDNPDDNQNNWKYRRDNAANAIRFYDADILGTQEVLHNQLQDLKERLSGYDVVGVGRDDGKEKGEYSALWYKKDRFTLLDSGNFWLSETPLITASKGWDGACVRIASWVKLKDKKSGKSLFALNTHFDHIGVVARKESVKLILNKVAELSKGIPVIVTGDFNAEPESNVIKGLTDTSNNKHLIDSRTVSPIVYGPAWSFHDFGRIPLNERTLIDYIFVRNGVKVLKYGVLAETKDSTFLSDHAPILVRIAIK from the coding sequence ATGAAAAAGTTAGCTTATCTTTTATTAGGAACTCTACTTGTCACATCTGTAAAGGCACAGATGCCGGTCGAACTTAATGTAATGACTTATAATATTCGTTATGACAATCCTGACGATAACCAGAACAACTGGAAATACAGAAGAGACAATGCTGCAAACGCAATTCGTTTCTACGATGCTGATATATTGGGTACACAAGAGGTACTTCATAATCAATTGCAGGACCTGAAAGAACGTTTGTCCGGATATGATGTAGTAGGGGTTGGGCGCGATGACGGAAAAGAAAAAGGAGAATACAGTGCCCTCTGGTACAAAAAAGATAGATTTACCTTGCTCGACTCTGGCAATTTCTGGTTAAGTGAAACTCCTCTTATTACTGCCTCCAAAGGTTGGGATGGGGCATGTGTACGTATTGCTTCGTGGGTAAAGCTCAAGGATAAGAAAAGCGGCAAGAGTCTGTTTGCTCTAAACACTCATTTCGATCACATAGGGGTAGTAGCCCGTAAAGAGAGTGTGAAACTAATACTCAATAAAGTGGCCGAGTTAAGTAAAGGTATTCCGGTGATAGTGACCGGAGATTTTAATGCAGAGCCCGAATCGAACGTAATTAAAGGGTTGACTGACACAAGCAATAATAAACATCTTATTGACTCACGCACCGTTTCCCCTATTGTTTATGGACCTGCATGGAGTTTTCACGATTTTGGAAGAATTCCGTTGAATGAACGCACACTGATCGACTATATTTTTGTTCGTAACGGAGTGAAAGTCTTAAAATACGGAGTTCTGGCCGAGACCAAAGATTCCACTTTCTTATCAGATCATGCACCCATACTTGTGCGTATTGCGATAAAATAA
- a CDS encoding GH92 family glycosyl hydrolase, protein MKIKKIILCSFLALMLPIGDALAQKSPVDYVNPFIGTGFHGHTYPGATVPYGAVQLSPDTRLGNWDACSGYHYNDSTILGFSHTHLSGTGCLDLGDILFHPTTKEVLTASKGDLYQPLRFSHEQESASPGYYSVEFKDEKIKAELTASTHVGVHRYSFPTDCTASIIIDLFHSLDNNEFIYEATLEKCSDNEIVGMRRTRGWVDNQCVYFVAQFSKSFKKVDFYNAGSLASAGNKQSGTNLQAVVGFDVTDGTPVVVKVALSVVSIENARENLKKEVSGFDFDAVKRDARTCWEKALSEITVEGNNKEDLINFYTAVYHSKVIPNIVNDVNGDYRRHDMTIARLGKGECQYSTFSIWDTFRAWHPLITLTDTAMVRDMIHSFLNIYDASGELPIWPLSAGETGTMIGYHAVSVIADAYLKGIRGFDAEKALKAMIVSSEKNKKGADFYIKYGFIPSNTKRESVSCLLEFAYDDWAIAQMAKAMGKEDIYQRYIKRSQNYCNVFDGQTKFFRGKRMDGNWETPFNPFEVGRAYTEATAWQYRFFVPHDVNGMIQLFGGKEAFIKELDQLFVVESNLHNSDIQDITGLIGQYAHGNEPSHHMAYLYNYVGQPWKTQEMVRRILKEMYKPTPDGIIGNEDCGQMSAWYILSSLGLYSVCPGSNEYSLTAPLFCKATIHLANGKTLTITANCSEENKYIDKVVLNGKEIETNFITYKQLMEGGEFCFTLFSQPNLHRGTGVEAAPYSYTKGKMVSVPCVDKDLNLFLDKTEVQLMSATPGAEIRYTLNGTEPTPESPLYKKPLSLKQSAWIIARAYKNGYQPSRILSIHATKAEFRKAEQVAPVQNGTSFSYYEGLYSKVDDIEKSPVVMTGIMKEPSIDKARQEDHFAYIFTGMLYIPEDGVYGFNTCSDDGSVLYIGNEKVVDNDGSHAAIEATGKIALKKGFHSYKLLYFEDYEGQGFSWAWKTPASKQFTIIPAKNLFVKK, encoded by the coding sequence ATGAAAATAAAGAAAATCATACTCTGTTCATTCCTGGCTCTGATGCTTCCGATAGGTGATGCTCTGGCACAGAAATCACCTGTTGATTATGTTAACCCTTTTATTGGTACCGGCTTTCATGGACATACATATCCGGGCGCAACTGTACCTTATGGTGCTGTTCAGTTGAGCCCCGATACCCGTCTTGGAAACTGGGACGCATGTTCTGGTTATCATTACAACGATTCCACCATTCTTGGCTTTTCTCATACCCATCTTAGTGGTACAGGATGCCTTGATTTGGGTGATATATTGTTCCATCCAACAACAAAAGAGGTGCTTACTGCCTCAAAAGGAGATCTCTATCAGCCTTTGAGGTTTTCGCACGAACAGGAAAGTGCCTCTCCCGGCTATTATTCAGTAGAGTTCAAAGATGAAAAGATCAAGGCTGAACTCACAGCCTCTACCCATGTTGGTGTTCATCGGTACTCATTCCCAACAGATTGTACTGCTTCTATTATCATAGACCTGTTTCATTCTCTGGATAATAACGAATTTATTTATGAAGCTACACTCGAAAAGTGTTCAGATAATGAGATTGTGGGAATGCGTCGTACCCGGGGGTGGGTGGATAATCAATGTGTCTATTTTGTTGCTCAGTTCTCAAAGTCGTTTAAAAAAGTGGATTTTTATAATGCCGGAAGTCTCGCTTCAGCAGGAAACAAACAGAGCGGTACAAACTTGCAGGCTGTTGTCGGATTTGATGTAACAGACGGAACGCCGGTTGTTGTCAAAGTCGCCTTATCGGTTGTCAGCATTGAGAATGCTCGTGAAAATCTGAAAAAAGAGGTTTCGGGGTTTGATTTTGATGCTGTAAAGAGAGATGCCCGGACTTGCTGGGAAAAAGCACTCTCTGAAATCACGGTTGAAGGCAATAACAAGGAAGACCTGATAAATTTCTATACAGCAGTTTATCACTCGAAAGTGATTCCGAATATTGTGAATGATGTGAATGGCGATTATCGTCGGCACGATATGACCATCGCCCGGTTGGGGAAGGGGGAGTGTCAGTATTCTACATTCTCCATCTGGGATACATTCCGCGCTTGGCATCCGCTGATAACCCTGACAGACACGGCTATGGTGCGTGATATGATTCACTCATTTCTCAATATCTACGATGCATCGGGCGAGCTTCCCATCTGGCCGTTATCTGCTGGAGAAACAGGAACCATGATTGGATATCATGCAGTATCGGTCATTGCGGATGCATACCTGAAAGGCATTCGTGGCTTCGATGCGGAGAAAGCATTGAAAGCGATGATTGTTTCTTCGGAAAAGAATAAGAAAGGGGCCGATTTTTATATTAAGTATGGATTCATACCTTCCAATACAAAGAGAGAATCGGTTTCCTGCCTGCTTGAATTTGCTTACGATGACTGGGCTATTGCTCAAATGGCAAAGGCAATGGGCAAAGAGGATATTTATCAACGCTATATAAAGCGTTCACAGAATTATTGTAATGTATTTGATGGTCAGACGAAATTCTTTCGGGGAAAAAGAATGGACGGAAACTGGGAAACTCCATTTAACCCTTTCGAGGTTGGACGTGCCTACACGGAAGCCACTGCCTGGCAATACCGCTTTTTTGTACCACACGATGTAAATGGGATGATACAACTCTTTGGAGGAAAAGAGGCTTTTATAAAAGAACTGGACCAGCTGTTTGTGGTTGAATCAAATTTGCACAATAGTGATATACAGGATATCACCGGTTTGATTGGGCAGTATGCTCATGGCAATGAACCTAGTCACCACATGGCCTATCTGTATAACTACGTGGGTCAGCCTTGGAAAACCCAGGAAATGGTACGCCGTATTCTGAAGGAAATGTATAAACCCACTCCCGATGGTATCATAGGTAATGAAGACTGCGGACAGATGTCCGCATGGTACATCCTCAGCAGCTTGGGTTTGTACTCTGTATGTCCAGGTTCAAATGAATACTCATTAACTGCTCCTTTGTTTTGCAAAGCAACTATTCATTTGGCCAATGGCAAAACACTCACAATTACTGCCAATTGCTCTGAAGAGAACAAGTATATCGATAAAGTGGTGCTTAACGGAAAAGAAATTGAAACAAATTTTATTACCTATAAACAGTTGATGGAGGGAGGTGAGTTTTGCTTTACATTGTTTTCGCAACCTAATCTGCACAGAGGGACCGGTGTTGAGGCTGCACCCTATTCGTACACAAAAGGAAAGATGGTTTCTGTTCCCTGTGTCGACAAGGATTTGAATCTGTTCCTCGATAAAACAGAGGTGCAGCTGATGTCTGCCACTCCGGGCGCGGAAATCCGCTATACTTTGAATGGAACTGAGCCGACTCCGGAATCGCCTCTCTATAAAAAGCCTCTTTCTCTGAAACAATCGGCTTGGATTATAGCCAGAGCGTATAAGAATGGGTACCAGCCAAGCCGGATCTTATCTATTCACGCAACAAAAGCGGAGTTTAGAAAGGCCGAACAGGTTGCACCAGTGCAAAATGGAACCTCTTTCAGTTATTATGAAGGGTTGTATTCGAAAGTTGACGATATAGAGAAAAGTCCCGTTGTAATGACCGGAATCATGAAAGAACCATCAATTGACAAAGCCCGACAAGAAGATCATTTTGCTTATATATTTACCGGAATGTTGTATATACCCGAAGATGGCGTTTACGGATTTAATACCTGCTCCGACGATGGAAGTGTATTGTACATTGGAAATGAAAAGGTGGTTGACAACGACGGCTCTCATGCTGCGATTGAAGCAACCGGGAAAATCGCGTTGAAGAAAGGATTTCATTCATATAAGCTTCTTTATTTTGAGGACTATGAGGGCCAGGGTTTCAGTTGGGCATGGAAGACCCCTGCATCAAAGCAGTTTACAATTATTCCGGCTAAAAATTTATTCGTAAAAAAGTAA